In Colletotrichum higginsianum IMI 349063 chromosome 3, whole genome shotgun sequence, a genomic segment contains:
- a CDS encoding Aspartate aminotransferase: MATETITVAAHPPSLFLDLPPPPVSSAGPFALEAEYKTDSDEHKVNLIIGAYRDEDGRPWSLSSVTEASSLSHTPTPAGESTNTNTTNLARQAKSSLNAVNSLHEYPPLRGDGEFLEGARRLVFGDKLVEQHAQRLSSIQTVSGTGANSLVAKFVQKNARASAIWLSDPTWINHADIWHDNAPGVKVREYPYYNAVTRSFDFDAMMACLECNAREDDVILLHACAHNPTGLDPSKSQWGAIADLCQRKKLFVVFDLAYQGFTSGDLAKDAWAVRFFLESSPLEFAVCQSFSKNLGLYGERVGALHIVVSRTGPSTGPAVENALIDIHRASVSVAPLFGCRVAVEIFRSRQLQELWAADLVAMSTRIRKMREALYEELVRLGTPGNWVHIVRQSGMFSYTGLGPEQVRRLREYDHVYMLPSGRLSVCGLTSANVKYTAQAIHRVVVLSA, encoded by the coding sequence ATGGCCACAGAAACGATCACCGTCGCTGCTCATCCGCCGTCGCTCTTCCTGgacctgccgccgccaccggtgAGCTCGGCAGGTCCATTCGCCCTCGAGGCAGAGTACAAGACCGATTCGGATGAACACAAGGTCAACCTTATTATCGGAGCTTATCGCGACGAAGATGGCCGGCCGTGGTCTCTCAGCTCGGTTACTGAGGCGAGTTCCCTCTCCCACACCCCCACCCCAGCCGGCGAGTCTACCAACACTAACACCACCAACCTCGCTCGACAGGCCAAGTCGTCTCTCAACGCCGTGAACAGTCTCCACGAGTACCCGCCTCTCCGTGGCGATGGCGAATTCCTCGAAGGTGCCAGACgtctcgtcttcggcgaCAAGCTGGTAGAGCAACACGCCCAGCGGCTGTCTTCGATTCAGACCGTGTCGGGGACAGGCGCCAACAGCCTTGTTGCAAAGTTCGTACAGAAGAATGCACGCGCCTCGGCGATTTGGCTGTCCGACCCTACCTGGATCAACCACGCCGACATCTGGCACGACAATGCCCCCGGTGTCAAGGTCCGGGAGTACCCCTATTACAACGCCGTGACGAGGTCGTTCGACTTCGACGCCATGATGGCCTGTCTTGAGTGCAACGCtcgcgaggacgacgtcatTCTTCTACACGCCTGCGCTCACAACCCGACGGGTCTCGATCCCTCAAAGTCGCAGTGGGGGGCAATCGCCGACCTCTGCCAGCGAAAGAAGCTtttcgtcgtcttcgacctcgccTACCAAGGGTTCACGTccggcgacctcgccaaagacgccTGGGCCGTCAGGTTCTTTCTCGAATCGTCGCCTCTCGAGTTCGCCGTGTGCCAGTCCTTTTCCAAGAACCTCGGCCTCTACGGCGAACGCGTCGGGGCACTGCACATCGTCGTGTCCCGCACCGGGCCCTCGACGGGCCCGGCTGTCGAAAACGCCCTGATCGACATCCACcgcgcctccgtctccgtcgcgCCACTCTTTGGGTGCCGCGTAGCAGTCGAGATCTTCCGGAGCAGGCAGCTCCAGGAGCTTTGGGCAGCCGACCTTGTCGCAATGAGCACCCGCATCCGCAAGATGCGTGAAGCCCTCTACGAAGAGCTCGTGCGACTGGGAACACCGGGGAACTGGGTTCATATTGTGCGACAATCGGGCATGTTCTCGTACACCGGGCTGGGTCCGGAGCAGGTACGACGGCTACGGGAGTATGACCATGTCTACATGCTGCCATCGGGGAGGCTGTCCGTCTGTGGGCTTACGAGTGCCAACGTCAAGTACACGGCCCAGGCTATACATCGTGTCGTGGTGCTTTCTGCCTAG
- a CDS encoding Potassium/sodium efflux P-type ATPase — MTVTNEKRADSFQEHLSGQSNKPLSRPPHALDVRQVVEELQVDITQGLDDEDAARRMAELGRNELQQQKGVQPLKIFLEQIFNAMTLVLLLALGASFGIQAWIEGGILGGIIVLNIFIGFFQTLQAEKTINSLKNLGKPTCNVFRGGKTVVIPTAEVVPGDIVDLNTGDSVPADIRLIEAVNLEADEALLTGESAPVSKIPNSTFDEDTGPGDRLNVVYSSTVITKGRGRGVVFATGMFTEIGLIAGALNGGSREKALSHVRRNEDGSASMLAHISAGYMVVHAWIGEFLGVTVGTPLQKKLSQLFLWLFLFAIICAIVVLGANKFDSRKDVIIYAVTTAIGTIPVSLLLVLTVTMAAGTKKMLDRNVIVRNLSSLEALGGVTNICSDKTGTITQGRMVVRKAWLPGCGTYSVETTNDVYNPHAGEVQFTAGQPKDISTKAEKQHDKTTELVNSRQESKNKPALEWYLNVASLANLATLKQSDDSSANHGEWKARGAPTEIAIEVFASRFGWNRLELSQGPDATWTEIAEFPFDSDVKKMSVVFKHVASNEMHVFTKGAVERVLTSCTAIAWDSDIRPLTDVDQADILANMEILAGQGLRVLALAHRTLDGTISESQFAQDKAPNRNDFEHSLTFRGLIGIYDPPRPESRPSVNMCQAAGIVVHMLTGDHPQTARAIATEVGILPSPDKFRLLPADVAGAMVMPALDFDSLTDAQIDELPQLPLVVARCAPSTKVRMIEALHRRGRYVAMTGDGVNDSPSLKRADIGIAMGSGSDVAKESSDIVLTDDNFASILNAIEEGRRIFDNIQKFILHVLAANIGFVIALLTGLAFKDGSNTSVFLLSPVEILWMLLGTGAFCETGLGFEKAVPDILNRPPQNLNYGVFTHEFLFDMVVYGLLMAGCVLGAFTLVIFGFNDGNLGLGCNEGYSALCEPVFRARATSYTTMTWIFLLFAWELIDARRSLFYMPHGFKAWALHLWGNLFLFLSVTIVFFVVFPTLYIPVLDHTVFMHHGISWEWAIVFVDVFIFMVGAEAYKWAKRVYFRRRPQKPDAGFADLDEGQV, encoded by the exons ATGACAGTCACCAATGAGAAGAGGGCCGACTCCTTCCAGGAGCACTTGTCGGGACAGTCCAACAAACCGTTGAGCCGGCCGCCCCATGCCCTGGATGTTAGACAAGTCGTTGAGGAGTTGCAAGTCGACATCACACAAGgactcgacgacgaagacgccgcaCGCCGCATGGCAGAGCTTGGACGGAATGAACTCCAGCAACAAAAGGGCGTCCAGCCCCTCAAGATCTTCTTGGAGCAGATATTCAACGCCATGACATTG GTCCTATTGCTGGCACTAGGCGCAAGTTTCGGCATCCAGGCTTGGATCGAGGGCGGCATCCTGGGCggcatcatcgtcctcaACATCTTTATCGGCTTCTTCCAGACGTTACAGGCTGAAAAGACCATCAACTCGCTCAAGAACCTCGGAAAACCGACCTGCAACGTTTTCCGTGGCGGCAAGACGGTGGTCATCCCGACGGCAGAAGTGGTGCCGGGTGACATTGTCGACCTGAACACGGGCGACTCGGTGCCCGCCGACATCCGACTCATCGAAGCCGTCAACCTggaagccgacgaggcgTTGCTGACCGGAGAGTCGGCGCCGGTTTCTAAGATTCCCAACTCGACGTTCGACGAGGACACGGGCCCCGGTGACCGGCTCAACGTTGTCTACAGCTCCACCGTCATCACCAagggccgcggccgcggcgtcgtGTTTGCCACGGGCATGTTTACCGAGATCGGTCTgatcgccggcgccctgAACGGCGGATCCAGGGAGAAGGCCCTTTCGCATGTGCGGCGCAACGAGGACGGGAGCGCGTCGATGCTGGCGCACATTTCCGCGGGTTACATGGTTGTCCACGCGTGGATCGGCGAGTTCCTGGGCGTCACTGTTGGCACGCCGCTGCAGAAGAAGCTCTCCCAGCTGTTCCTGTGGTTGTTCCTGTTCGCCATCATCTGTGCCATTGTCGTTCTCGGCGCGAACAAGTTCGACTCGCGGAAGGATGTCATTATCTATGCCGTCACAACCGCCATTGGCACTATCCCCGTCTCCCTTTTGCTCGTTCTGACAGTTACAATGGCTGCTGGCACCAAGAAGATGCTCGATCGGAATGTCATTGTCCGCAACCTCTCTAGCCTGGAGGCACTCGGAGGCGTGACTA ACATCTGCTCCGACAAGACCGGCACCATCACCCAGGGACGTATGGTTGTCCGTAAAGCCTGGCTTCCAGGCTGCGGCACCTATTCCGTGGAGACGACGAACGACGTATACAATCCGCACGCCGGCGAAGTCCAGTTCACAGCCGGCCAACCGAAAGACATTAGCACCAAAGCAGAGAAGCAGCACGACAAGACCACTGAGCTCGTCAATTCCCGCCAAGAAAGCAAAAACAAACCTGCTCTAGAATGGTACTTGAACGTCGCCTCGCTGGCCAACCTGGCAACCTTGAAGCAGAGCGACGACAGCTCCGCCAACCACGGAGAGTGGAAGGCTCGCGGCGCTCCCACGGAGATTGCGATCGAAGTCTTTGCGTCTCGGTTCGGATGGAATAGACTGGAGTTGTCACAGGGCCCTGATGCGACCTGGACAGAGATCGCCGAGTTCCCCTTCGATTCTGACGTCAAGAAGATGTCCGTGGTCTTTAAGCATGTTGCATCGAATGAGATGCATGTCTTCACCAAG GGCGCTGTCGAGCGTGTACTGACGTCGTGCACAGCCATCGCGTGGGACTCGGACATACGCCCCCTGACCGACGTCGACCAGGCCGACATCCTTGCCAACATGGAGATCCTCGCCGGCCAAGGTCTAcgcgtcctcgccctggcccATCGGACGCTCGACGGCACCATCTCAGAGTCCCAATTCGCCCAAGACAAGGCCCCGAACCGTAACGACTTCGAACACTCCCTCACGTTCCGCGGCCTCATCGGCATCTACGACCCGCCCAGGCCCGAGTCGCGCCCCAGCGTCAACATGTGCCAGGCCGCCGGAATCGTCGTTCACATGCTCACCGGCGACCACCCGCAGACGGCccgcgccatcgccaccgaGGTGGGCATCCTGCCGTCGCCCGACAAGttccgcctcctccccgccgacgtcgccggggCAATGGTGATGCCGGCGCTCGACTTCGACTCCTTGACCGACGCCCAGATCGACGAGCTGCCGCAGCTGCCCCTGGTCGTGGCGCGATGCGCGCCGAGCACCAAGGTGCGGATGATCGAGgccctccaccgccgcggTCGCTACGTCGCCAtgacgggcgacggcgtcaacgACAGCCCGAGCCTGAAGCGCGCCGACATTGGCATCGCCATGGGATCCGGGTCCGACGTGGCCAAGGAGTCGTCCGACATCGTCCTGACGGACGACAATTTCGCCTCGATCCTGAACGCCATCGAGGAAGGCCGCCGCATCTTCGACAACATCCAAAAGTTCATCCTCCACGTGCTGGCGGCCAACATCGGGTTCGTGATCGCGCTGCTCACGGGACTGGCTTTCAAGGACGGGAGCAACACCTCCGTCTTCCTGCTGTCCCCGGTCGAGATTCTTTGGATGCTTCTCGGGACCGGAGCCTTCTGCGAGACCGGCCTCGGGTTCGAAAAGGCGGTGCCGGATATCCTTAACCGCCCGCCTCAGAAT TTGAACTACGGCGTCTTCACCCACGAGTTCCTCTTTGACATGGTCGTCTACGGCCTCCTCATGGCCGGCtgcgtcctcggcgccttcaccctcgtcatcttcggcTTCAACGACggcaacctcggcctcggctgCAACGAGGGGTACTCGGCCCTCTGCGAGCCCGTCTTCCGCGCCCGCGCCACCAGCTACACGACGATGACGTGGATCTTTCTGCTCTTCGCCTGGGAGCTCATCGACGCCCGGCGCTCGCTGTTCTACATGCCCCACGGCTTCAAGGCGTGGGCCCTGCACCTGTGGGGCAacctgttcctgttcctgtcGGTGACgatcgtcttcttcgtcgtgTTCCCGACGCTGTACATCCCCGTCCTGGACCACACGGTCTTCATGCACCACGGCATCAGCTGGGAGTGGGCCATTGTGTTTGTCgacgtcttcatcttcatggTAGGGGCCGAGGCATACAAGTGGGCCAAGAGGGTTTACTTTCGAAGGAGGCCACAGAAGCCCGATGCTGGGTTCGCTGATTTGGACGAGGGCCAGGTGTAG
- a CDS encoding ATP-dependent RNA helicase DBP10, producing the protein MPRRAASPAPSEGEVDIADSLFATNASDNGSDGGQETGGFDFDMDGIMNGNEGGQDDDDGDEAFIALQQAASFRKASNLKGKSVKKGGGFQAMGLNANLLRAITKKGFSVPTPIQRKTIPLILDRKDVVGMARTGSGKTAAFVIPMIERLRAHSAKVGTRALIMSPSRELALQTLKVVKEFSKGTDLKCILLVGGDSMEDQFSMMSSNPDIVIATPGRFLHLKVEMGLDLSSIKYVVFDEADRLFEMGFAAQLTEILYALPLSRQSLLFSATLPASLVEFARAGLQDPTLVRLDAETKISPDLESAFFSVKGAEKEAALLHILNDLIKMPQGTPDGIPLDVVPSKKRKREGEGRGKPTEHSTIIFAATKHHVDYLALLLTKAGYAVSYVYGSLDQEARRINTENFRNGRANILVVTDVAARGIDIPVLANVINYDFPPQPKVFVHRVGRTARAGQRGWAYSIVRELDTPYLLDLQLFLGRRLVVGHDTENFSHAEDVVVGGLRRDKIEIQMEWMEKILKEEADIEAMRKVSTKAEKLYLKTRHSASSQSAKRARELVGTKAWHSLHPIFGADINNAEQARNEMMAKISGFRPAETIFEIGRGGKGSSSEAAEVMKQLRKRITPHRGSKKKADSDDEMGDFDDAANDSDGGADEGVNAEAMEAYDSENDQDDDDGFEVTVTNTGEKKKKPDSWKDPEVFMTYEPRSTNAAEERGYGVTSGAQTSSFVEAARHLQMDLTNDDTTKGFGEPSKAKGMRWDKKQNKYVARQNDEDGSKGSKYVRGESGVRIAASFQSGRFDRWRKANRLGRIQVGGLEKSNVPELPANHKYKHKQEKAPKQADKYRDDYEARKKRIAEAKEKRVGQYKDGAGNRKEIKGVEDIRKARWEKQKRMEKNARPTRRK; encoded by the exons ATGCCTCGTCGCGCAGCATCTCCTGCGCCCTCCGAGGGAGAGGTTGATATCGCCGACTCACTTTTCGCCACGAACGCCAGCGACAACGGGAGCGATGGCGGGCAGGAAACCGGAGGCTTTGACTTCGACATGGACGGCATCATGAACGGCAACGAGGGAGggcaagacgacgacgatggcgacgaagCGTTCATCGCGCTGCAACAGGCAGCCTCGTTCCGGAAGGCGTCCAACTTGAAGGGAAAGTCGGTCAAGAAGGGCGGTGGCTTCCAGGCCATGG GTCTGAATGCGAACCTCCTACGCGCTATTACGAAGAAGGGATTCTCCGTCCCAACGCCGATTCAGCGAAAGACGATTCCTCTAATCTTGGACCGCAAAGATGTCGTGGGCATGGCGAGAACGGGTTCCGGAAAGACTGCGGCCTTCGTCATTCCAATGATCGAGCGCCTCCGCGCCCATAGCGCAAAGGTCGGCACGCGTGCGCTCATCATGTCGCCGTCCCGTGAGCTTGCGCTCCAGACGCTCAAGGTTGTCAAGGAGTTCAGCAAGGGTACGGACCTGAAGTGCATCTTGCTGGTTGGTGGTGACAGTATGGAGGACCAGTTCAGCATGATGTCCTCAAACCCGGATATTGTCATCGCTACACCTGGTCGTTTCCTCCATCTCAAGGTCGAAATGGGTCTCGACTTGTCGTCGATCAAGtacgtcgtcttcgacgaggccgatCGGCTGTTCGAGATGGGTTTCGCCGCCCAGCTTACCGAGATCCTCTACGCCCTTCCTCTCTCGAGGCAGAGTCTCTTGTTCTCTGCCACGCTGCCGGCCTCCTTGGTCGAGTTCGCCAGAGCCGGTCTGCAAGACCCGACCCTTGTGCGATTGGATGCTGAGACAAAGATTTCTCCCGACCTCGAGAGCGCCTTTTTCTCTGTCAAGGGAGCAGAAAAGGAGGCTGCTCTGCTTCACATTCTCAACGACCTCATCAAGATGCCGCAAGGCACCCCTGACGGAATTCCACTGGATGTCGTGCCCtcaaagaagaggaagcgTGAGGGAGAAGGCAGAGGGAAGCCGACGGAACACTCGACCATCATCTTCGCAGCCACCAAGCATCACGTTGACTACCTGGCATTGCTGTTGACCAAGGCCGGCTACGCTGTATCATACGTATACGGTTCTCTGGACCAAGAAGCCCGTCGCATCAACACCGAGAACTTCCGCAACGGACGCGCCAATATCTTGGTGGTGACGGACGTTGCGGCCAGAGGTATCGATATCCCCGTCCTGGCAAACGTCATCAACTACGACTTCCCCCCTCAGCCCAAGGTCTTTGTGCATCGCGTTGGACGTACAGCGCGTGCCGGTCAGAGGGGTTGGGCCTACAGCATCGTGCGCGAACTCGACACGCCCTACCTCCTGGACCTGCAGCTCTTCCTCGGTCGCAGGCTGGTCGTGGGCCACGACACTGAGAACTTCTCCCACGCCGAGGATGTTGTCGTTGGTGGACTGAGACGCGACAAGATTGAAATCCAAATGGAGTGGATGGAGAAGATCCTGAAGGAAGAGGCCGACATTGAGGCCATGCGCAAAGTCTCGAcaaaggccgagaagcttTATCTCAAGACGCGCCACTCTGCGTCGAGTCAGAGTGCGAAGCGTGCGCGCGAGCTTGTAGGCACCAAAGCTTGGCACTCGCTGCATCCCATTTTTGGCGCGGATATCAACAATGCCGAGCAGGCACGCAACGAGATGATGGCCAAGATCAGTGGCTTTAGACCGGCCGAGACGATTTTCGAGATTGGAAGAGGCGGAAAGGGCTCAAGcagcgaggcggcggaggtcATGAAGCAGTTGAGAAAACGCATTACACCGCACCGCggcagcaagaagaaggccgactCAGACGACGAGATGGGAGACTTTGATGATGCCGCCAATGACTCGGACGGCGGGGCGGACGAGGGGGTGAACGCCGAAGCGATGGAGGCGTACGACTCGGAGAacgaccaagacgacgatgacgggtTCGAAGTCACGGTCACTAACAccggcgagaagaagaagaagccggaTTCGTGGAAGGACCCGGAAGTGTTCATGACGTACGAGCCCAGATCAACCaacgcggccgaggagcgcggTTACGGTGTCACGTCAGGCGCGCAGACGTCAAGCTTCGTGGAGGCGGCGCGTCATCTCCAAATGGACCTCACAAACGACGACACGACCAAGGGCTTCGGCGAGCCGtcgaaggccaagggcatgcggtGGGACAAGAAGCAGAACAAGTACGTGGCGCGGCagaacgacgaggacgggtCCAAGGGGTCCAAATACGTGCGCGGCGAGAGCGGTGTCAGGATCGCGGCCAGTTTCCAGAGCGGGCGGTTCGACCGGTGGCGCAAGGCCAACCGGCTCGGGCGGATCCAGGTGGGCGGGCTCGAGAAGTCCAACGTGCCGGAGCTGCCGGCGAACCACAAGTACAAGCACAAGCAGGAGAAGGCGCCGAAGCAGGCGGACAAGTACCGCGACGACTACGAGGCGCGCAAGAagcgcatcgccgaggccaaggagaagcgcGTGGGCCAGTACAAGGACGGCGCGGGCAACCGcaaggagatcaagggcgtcgaggacatcCGCAAGGCGAGGTgggagaagcagaagcgcATGGAGAAGAACGCGCGGCCGACGCGCAGGAAGTAG
- a CDS encoding DnaJ domain-containing protein encodes MATTPDVKEEKDALDALELEAKEFDKDAEIDRILKAFRLDAYAVLDLQPGVPESDIKITYRKKSLLIHPDKTKNPLAPDAFDRLKKAQTELMDEKHRERLDEAIADARMLLIRENKWTVDSPELKTDEFAKKWRDKAREVLIDNEHRRRRQMKAQMQEEGREQKKEEEEVEQRKRKRQHEQDWEATRDQRISSWRDFQKGKSGDGKKKKKMKPIG; translated from the exons ATGGCGACGACACCAGACGTaaaagaggagaaggatgcgctcgacgcgctcgagctcgaggcgaaGGAGTTTGACAAG GATGCGGAAATCGACAGAATCCTCAAGGCCTTCCGGCTAGACGCCtacgccgtcctcgacctgcAACCCGGTGTGCCCGAGTCGGACATCAAGATCACGTACCGTAAAAAGTCGCTGCTCATCCACCCGGACAAGACCAAGAACCCGCTGGCGCCGGACGCCTTCGACCGGCTGAAGAAGGCTCAGACGGAGCTGATGGACGAGAAGCACCGCGAGaggctcgacgaggccatcgcggACGCGCGCATGCTGCTGATCCGCGAGAACAAGTGGACCGTCGACAGCCCCGAGCTCAAGACGGACGAGTTCGCCAAGAAGTGGCGCGACAAGGCGCGTGAGGTGCTCATCGACAACgaacaccgccgccgccggcagatGAAAGCCCAGATGCAGGAAGAGGGCCGcgagcagaagaaggaggaggaagaggtcgaGCAGCGCAAGCGCAAGAGGCAGCACGAGCAGGACTGGGAGGCCACACGGGACCAGCGCATCAGCAGCTGGCGGGACTTCCAAAAGGGCAAGTCTGGTgacggcaagaagaagaagaagatgaagccCATTGGCTGA
- a CDS encoding Arm-like repeat-containing protein: MRGAREPEPRATLWLPLATLFSNFYFILDVKQLLSRVGHEASKTNVNIYLYKTPSSVAYILCTHTPQRHGISTLTTSFRPPPPPKPTPRNMGKSRRNRGGQSHRKDPIAKSVKPPSDPELAALREKSILPVIKDLQSSEPKSRAAAAEAVSNIVSNEKCRKLLLREQIVHIVLNETLTDASLDSRAAGWDILRLLAEEEETDFCIHLYRQDVLSAMGFASQTILENLAKSSTLTKGELKITWAITESVVALLSALAEAQDEILEAIVGIEGIKNLLFAIIAYADSPSSICLDSLSALLTLSEDNTRLAQDIVADESPKPLTALTRLQGVSGAKGVLACGVLHNILATLQWFDGTPEQKSLSDASLIPTLSSALKEAKQESDLPPKSQWSNPTEVLQLALEILADIGTTLQQSMRGDSKKGGEEWNGIGDEDDTAMDEDDKEMDTGSGDEDNAEDDEDDEDDESMDEDALQADMDLVTGVDDDDDDEGSMDDLPTLRELVQQAIPQIITLATASSHSEDAMQLQAHALSTLSNIAWSISVFDFSEDHNEAILKAWTPSGKAIWGKVIVPILAANTADVELATKVTSLAWAVSRSLPGGVPLGGDEHSKFMALYHATKNITQTEVNGAANGDKSKDEEPEDPFQGLGVKCIGVLGQLARDPAPIALNREIGVFLVTVANALPEVPAADAIEALNQLFDIYGDEELACDKEVFWKDNFLQHFEAAQPKVKALVKTIDKRTQPELRTRADEVVLNLGRFIQYKKKKQP; this comes from the exons atgCGGGGCGCACGGGAACCCGAGCCACGAGCCACATTGTGGCTGCCCTTAGCAACGCTTTTTTCGAATTTTTATTTCATTTTGGACGTGAAGCAACTTTTGAGCAGGGTCGGTCACGAAGCAAGTAAAACAAACGTTAACATTTATTTATACAAGACACCAAGTTCAGTTGCCTACATCCTTTGCACACACACGCCTCAAAGACACGGCATCTCAACTCTCACAACCTCAttccgcccccccccccccccaaaacccACTCCCCGCAACATGGGCAAGTCAAGGCGAAACAGAGGCGGCCAAAGCCATCGCAAGGACCCCATCGCCAAATCCGTCAAGCCGCCCTCCGACCCCGAGCTGGCAGCCCTTAGGGAAAAGTCCATCTTGCCCGTCATCAAGGACCTGCAGAGCTCCGAGCCCAAGTcgcgcgctgccgctgctgagGCCGTCTCAAATATCGTCTCCAACGAAAAGTGCCGGAAGTTGCTCCTGCGCGAGCAGATCGTCCACATCGTTCTCAATGAGACTCTCACCGATGCGAGCCTAGACAGCCGCGCTGCCGGATGGGATATCCTGAggctcctcgccgaggaggaggagaccgaCTTTTGCATCCACCTCTACCGTCAAGATGTCCTCAGTGCTATGGGCTTTGCTTCCCAGACT ATCCTTGAGAACCTCGCCAAGAGTTCCACTTTGACCAAGGGGGAGCTGAAGATTACTTGGGCAATCACCGAGTCTGTTGTCGCCCTCTTGTCCGCCCTGGCTGAGGCCCAGGATGAGATACTCGAAGCCATTGTTGGCATTGAGGGCATCAAGAACCTCCTTTTCGCTATCATCGCTTACGCCGACTCACCCTCGAGCATCTGCCTCGATTCTCTGTCCGCTCTCCTGACTCTGTCCGAGGACAACACCCGTCTCGCTCAGGACAttgtcgccgacgagagcCCCAAGCCGCTTACGGCCTTGACCAGATTGCAAGGCGTGTCTGGTGCCAAGGGTGTTTTGGCATGCGGCGTCCTGCACAACATCCTCGCCACATTGCAATGGTTCGACGGGACGCCCGAGCAAAAGAGCCTGTCTGACGCTTCCCTGATACCGACCTTGTCTTCGGCACTCAAGGAAGCCAAGCAGGAGTCTGACCTGCCGCCCAAGAGTCAATGGTCTAACCCGACAGAGGTTCTCCAGCTGGCATTGGAGATCCTAGCTGATATCGGAACAACCCTCCAGCAGTCTATGCGGGGCGACAGCAAGAAGGGCGGAGAGGAGTGGAATGGCAtcggcgatgaagacgacaCGGCtatggacgaggacgacaaaGAAATGGATACGGGTTCCGGCGATGAGGACAAtgccgaggatgacgaggacgatgaggacgacgagtcAATGGACGAAGACGCGCTGCAGGCCGACATGGACCTGGTGACTGgcgttgacgatgacgacgacgacgaggggagTATGGATGACCTGCCGACCCTGCGCGAACTGGTACAACAGGCCATTCCACAGATCATCACCCTGGCGACCGCATCCTCGCACTCCGAGGATGCCATGCAGCTCCAGGCGCATGCTTTGTCCACCCTCAGCAACATCGCCTGGTCGATTTCCGTCTTTGACTTCTCCGAGGATCACAACGAAGCCATCCTGAAGGCCTGGACGCCCTCCGGCAAGGCCATCTGGGGCAAGGTCATTGTTCCCATCCTGGCCGCCAAcaccgccgacgtcgagctggCGACCAAAGTGACCAGTCTCGCGTGGGCCGTCTCTCGAAGCCTGCCGGGAGGCGTTCctctgggcggcgacgagcacAGCAAGTTCATGGCCCTCTACCACGCGACCAAGAACATTACCCAAACGGAAGTGAACGGTGCTGCCAATGGAGACAAgtccaaggacgaggagccCGAAGACCCGTTCCAGGGTCTCGGCGTCAAGTGCATCGGCGTCTTGGGCCAGCTGGCGCGCGACCCGGCCCCTATCGCGCTGAACAGGGAGATtggcgtcttcctcgtcaccgtTGCCAACGCCCTGCCCGAAgtcccggccgccgacgccatcgaggccctgAACCAGCTGTTTGACATctacggcgacgaggagctggcaTGCGACAAGGAGGTCTTCTGGAAGGACAATTTCCTGCAGCACTTCGAGGCCGCCCAGCCCAAGGTCAAGGCCTTGGTGAAGACCATTGACAAGAGAACACAGCCCGAGCTGCGTACTcgcgccgacgaggtggtcCTGAACCTCGGGCGGTTCATTCagtacaagaagaagaagcagccTTGA